A genomic window from Prochlorococcus sp. RS04 includes:
- the ppc gene encoding phosphoenolpyruvate carboxylase: MESFRQIKNNNVDLISNNDPLDKNRLLIEDLWESVLREECPNDQAERLIQLKELSYSKQIDGDSSKTFKNEIVDIVNSMDLAESIAAARAFSLYFQLVNILEQRVEEDRYIQSFTNKDVQKSPDNLDPFAPALARQNAPVTFRELFYRLRKLNVPPGKLEELLQEMDIRLVFTAHPTEIVRHTIRHKQTRVANLLKKIQIEQFLTKEEKISLKTQLKEEVRLWWRTDELHQFKPSVLDEVDYALHYFQQVLFNAMPQLRGRIAEALTENYPDVQLPSESFCNFGSWVGSDRDGNPSVTPEITWRTACYQRQLMLERYIIATSNLRDQLSVSMQWSQVSSSLLESLETDRVKFPEIYEARATRYRSEPYRLKLSYILEKLRLTQERNNLLADSGWKFDLEGETDNKNLDKVENLYYKSVKEFTYDLELIKNSLISTDLTCESVNTLLTQVHIFGFSLASLDIRQESTRHSDAIQELTSYLDLSVQYDQMSEEEKIKWLIDELNTKRPLIPTDVNWTKTTEETFSVFKMVKRLQQEFGSRICHSYVISMSHSASDLLEVLLLAKEMGLLDQNSQKSKLLVVPLFETVEDLKRAPKVMEKLFKLDFYRSLLPKVGESFKPLQELMLGYSDSNKDSGFVSSNWEIHRAQIALQNLSSRNNILLRLFHGRGGSVGRGGGPAYQAILAQPSGTLKGRIKITEQGEVLASKYSLPELALYNLETVTTAVIQNSLVNNRLDATPEWNQLMSRLAETSRSHYRKLVHENPDLLNFFQEVTPIEEISKLQISSRPARRKKGAKDLSSLRAIPWVFGWTQSRFLLPSWFGVGTALSSELNSDPQQIELLRVLHQRWPFFRMLISKVEMTLSKVDLEVARYYVDTLGSKKNKDSFDDIFEVISKEYNLTKSLILEITGKNKLLESDRDLKSSVSLRNKTIIPLGFLQVSLLRRLRDQTRQPPISEFMIDKDESRRAYSRSELLRGALLTINGIAAGMRNTG, from the coding sequence ATGGAATCTTTTCGACAGATAAAAAATAATAACGTGGATCTGATAAGTAACAATGATCCACTAGATAAAAATCGTCTTTTAATTGAAGATCTCTGGGAATCTGTGCTCAGAGAAGAATGCCCAAATGATCAAGCAGAGAGATTGATACAGCTTAAAGAATTAAGTTATTCAAAACAAATTGATGGTGACAGTTCAAAAACTTTTAAAAATGAAATAGTTGATATTGTAAATTCTATGGATTTAGCAGAATCTATAGCAGCAGCACGGGCGTTTTCATTATATTTTCAACTCGTGAATATATTAGAACAAAGAGTTGAGGAAGATAGATATATTCAAAGCTTTACCAATAAGGATGTTCAAAAATCGCCCGATAATCTTGATCCTTTTGCCCCAGCATTGGCTAGGCAAAATGCTCCAGTAACTTTTAGAGAATTATTTTATAGGCTAAGGAAATTAAATGTACCACCAGGAAAATTAGAGGAGTTATTGCAGGAAATGGATATTCGTTTAGTTTTTACTGCACATCCGACGGAGATCGTAAGACATACTATTAGACATAAGCAAACAAGAGTAGCAAATTTATTAAAAAAAATACAGATTGAGCAATTTCTAACAAAAGAAGAAAAAATTTCTTTAAAAACCCAATTAAAAGAGGAAGTAAGACTTTGGTGGAGAACAGATGAATTGCATCAATTTAAACCTTCAGTTTTAGATGAAGTTGATTATGCCTTGCATTATTTTCAGCAAGTTTTATTTAATGCGATGCCTCAATTGAGGGGCAGGATCGCTGAAGCACTTACCGAAAATTATCCAGATGTTCAGTTGCCCTCAGAATCATTTTGTAACTTCGGTTCATGGGTAGGATCTGATAGGGACGGTAATCCATCGGTCACACCGGAAATAACATGGAGGACTGCTTGCTACCAAAGACAGTTGATGTTGGAAAGATATATTATTGCGACGTCTAATCTTAGAGATCAATTAAGTGTGTCGATGCAATGGAGTCAAGTCAGTTCTTCCCTATTAGAATCACTCGAAACTGACAGGGTTAAGTTCCCTGAAATATATGAAGCTAGAGCTACAAGGTATAGATCAGAACCCTACAGATTAAAATTAAGTTATATTTTAGAAAAACTAAGGTTAACACAAGAAAGAAATAATTTATTAGCTGATAGTGGGTGGAAATTTGACTTGGAGGGAGAAACTGATAACAAAAATCTAGATAAAGTTGAAAACTTATATTACAAGTCAGTAAAAGAATTTACTTATGATCTCGAACTAATTAAAAATAGCTTGATTAGTACAGATTTAACTTGTGAGTCAGTAAACACTTTACTTACTCAGGTTCATATTTTTGGATTTTCTTTAGCAAGTTTAGATATTCGTCAAGAGAGTACAAGGCATAGTGACGCTATACAAGAGCTTACAAGTTATCTTGATTTATCTGTTCAATATGACCAAATGTCTGAGGAAGAGAAAATTAAATGGCTTATAGACGAATTAAATACAAAAAGGCCTTTAATTCCAACTGACGTTAATTGGACAAAAACTACAGAAGAAACTTTTTCAGTTTTTAAAATGGTTAAGAGACTACAGCAAGAATTTGGAAGTCGCATTTGTCATTCTTATGTAATTTCAATGAGTCATAGTGCATCTGATTTGCTTGAAGTTCTTTTGCTGGCAAAAGAAATGGGACTTCTTGATCAAAATTCACAAAAGTCAAAATTATTGGTTGTTCCTCTTTTTGAAACTGTGGAAGACCTTAAAAGAGCACCAAAAGTAATGGAAAAGTTGTTTAAATTAGATTTCTATAGATCATTATTGCCAAAAGTAGGAGAATCTTTTAAACCTCTGCAAGAATTAATGCTTGGATATTCTGATAGCAATAAAGATTCAGGGTTTGTTTCTAGTAATTGGGAAATTCATAGAGCTCAAATAGCTCTTCAAAATCTCTCAAGTAGAAATAACATATTGCTAAGACTTTTTCATGGAAGAGGTGGTTCTGTAGGGAGAGGAGGAGGCCCAGCCTATCAGGCAATATTGGCTCAACCAAGCGGCACTTTAAAAGGGCGAATAAAAATAACGGAACAAGGTGAAGTTTTAGCTTCTAAATATAGTCTTCCCGAACTGGCTTTGTACAATCTTGAGACTGTAACTACAGCGGTAATTCAAAATAGTTTGGTAAATAATAGACTTGACGCTACTCCAGAATGGAATCAATTAATGTCTAGGTTGGCAGAAACATCAAGGTCTCATTACAGAAAATTAGTGCATGAGAATCCTGATCTGTTAAATTTTTTTCAAGAGGTCACTCCAATAGAAGAAATAAGTAAATTACAGATTTCTAGTAGGCCTGCTAGAAGAAAAAAAGGTGCAAAAGATTTGTCAAGTTTAAGAGCTATTCCATGGGTATTTGGTTGGACACAAAGTAGATTTCTTTTACCAAGTTGGTTCGGAGTAGGCACTGCATTGTCATCTGAATTAAATTCAGATCCACAACAAATTGAATTATTAAGAGTTCTGCATCAAAGATGGCCATTTTTTAGGATGCTTATTTCTAAGGTAGAAATGACATTATCTAAGGTGGATTTGGAAGTTGCTAGATATTATGTTGATACTCTTGGCAGTAAAAAAAATAAGGATTCTTTTGATGATATTTTTGAAGTAATTTCTAAGGAATATAATCTTACAAAATCTTTAATACTTGAAATTACTGGTAAAAATAAGCTCCTAGAATCTGATAGAGACTTGAAATCTTCAGTTAGCTTGAGAAATAAGACAATTATTCCATTAGGGTTTTTGCAGGTTTCACTTTTAAGAAGATTAAGAGACCAGACAAGACAACCTCCAATAAGCGAATTTATGATAGATAAAGATGAATCTAGAAGGGCTTACAGCAGAAGTGAACTATTGAGGGGAGCACTTTTAACTATTAATGGGATAGCAGCTGGTATGAGAAATACAGGTTGA
- the recF gene encoding DNA replication/repair protein RecF (All proteins in this family for which functions are known are DNA-binding proteins that assist the filamentation of RecA onto DNA for the initiation of recombination or recombinational repair.), which translates to MFLNKLKIKNFRNHKSFEIDLKEQRAIVLGCNGIGKSNLLESVEFLSQLKSNRALSDKDLIENDSDMAVVIGQINFKDDLKLNLFRKGPKRIYVNESILKKQSEIKNYIRSVCFCSNDIDIVRSEPSYRRTWIDKVVSQLEPVYLDLISRFNRLLKQRSHFWRSESFLKTQSTDIVESFDIQMSIISTRIFRRRRRALLKIKPYVEYWHNHLSKSQEQIDINYLSGIQNISPEEEEEEVISKKIAEQLLNQRSIEALTGKCNFGPHRDDIEFLINNVSVRKYGSSGQQRTFILALKMAELDLLTKTLNVPPILILDDVLAELDLTRQNLLLNSVGKDSQCFISATHLDKFNQSFLGSSQMIHL; encoded by the coding sequence ATTTTTTTAAATAAATTAAAAATTAAAAATTTTCGGAACCATAAAAGTTTTGAAATTGATCTAAAGGAGCAAAGAGCAATTGTTCTTGGCTGCAATGGTATTGGCAAATCAAATTTACTTGAATCGGTTGAATTTTTAAGTCAATTAAAATCAAATAGAGCACTAAGCGATAAAGATTTAATAGAGAACGATAGTGATATGGCTGTAGTTATAGGACAAATAAATTTTAAAGACGATTTAAAGTTAAATTTATTCCGTAAAGGGCCTAAAAGAATTTATGTTAATGAATCAATCTTGAAAAAACAGAGTGAAATAAAGAATTATATTCGGAGTGTATGTTTCTGTTCTAATGATATAGATATTGTTAGAAGTGAACCAAGTTATCGAAGAACATGGATTGATAAAGTCGTATCTCAGCTTGAACCAGTATATCTAGACTTGATAAGTAGATTTAATAGGCTTTTAAAACAAAGAAGTCATTTTTGGCGTTCGGAAAGTTTCTTAAAAACCCAATCCACAGATATTGTTGAAAGCTTTGATATTCAAATGTCAATAATAAGTACAAGAATTTTTCGGCGCAGAAGAAGAGCTTTATTAAAAATAAAACCATATGTTGAATATTGGCATAATCATTTAAGTAAATCTCAAGAGCAAATAGACATAAATTATCTATCGGGGATACAAAATATAAGTCCAGAAGAAGAAGAAGAAGAAGTTATTAGTAAAAAAATAGCAGAACAACTCTTAAATCAGCGTTCAATAGAAGCATTGACTGGTAAATGTAATTTTGGCCCTCATCGTGATGATATTGAGTTTCTAATTAATAATGTTTCAGTTAGAAAATATGGTTCCTCAGGACAGCAAAGGACTTTTATCTTGGCTTTAAAGATGGCTGAACTCGATTTATTAACTAAAACACTAAATGTTCCTCCAATACTTATATTGGATGATGTCTTGGCGGAATTAGATTTAACTAGGCAAAATTTATTATTAAATTCTGTTGGTAAAGATAGTCAATGTTTTATAAGTGCGACACATTTAGATAAATTTAATCAGTCTTTCTTAGGCTCTTCACAAATGATTCACTTATAA
- the speD gene encoding adenosylmethionine decarboxylase — translation MEIYKKNQILSSLSNEQKLIHQSKHLLLELYRCDREKLNDESFLRCILNRAAKLANATVLNLISNKFEPQGVTAIALLAESHISIHTWPESNYSAVDIFTCGQNMMPELASQYLIEFLMAKEHSLRVIERNPPSAVSNQIRTVV, via the coding sequence ATGGAAATCTACAAAAAAAATCAAATTTTAAGTTCGTTAAGTAATGAGCAAAAATTAATTCATCAAAGTAAACACCTTTTGTTGGAACTTTATAGATGCGATCGCGAAAAATTAAATGACGAATCCTTTTTGCGCTGTATTTTAAATAGAGCTGCTAAATTGGCAAATGCAACAGTTTTGAATTTGATAAGTAATAAATTTGAGCCTCAGGGGGTTACGGCAATTGCATTACTGGCAGAATCTCATATTTCAATACATACTTGGCCTGAATCTAATTATTCGGCAGTCGATATTTTTACATGTGGTCAAAATATGATGCCTGAACTAGCTAGTCAATATTTAATTGAATTTTTGATGGCTAAAGAACATTCTTTGCGTGTCATTGAGCGAAATCCACCTTCAGCAGTCTCTAATCAGATCAGAACGGTTGTTTAA
- the larE gene encoding ATP-dependent sacrificial sulfur transferase LarE gives MFNQLEILSDEQSEKLYTIRRYIKNLDSVCIAYSGGVDSTLVASLAFEQLGSKAIAITGISPALATTLREEARRQAKWIGVKHVEIKTSELDQSSYSENPRDRCFACKKELHKHTTYLSKKLNYKIVLDGVNLDDLKDYRPGIQASKQAGVISPLAKFKVSKQDIRDISKALGFPWWDKPAQPCLSSRFPYGHEITSERLKMVEKAEEYLKECGLSEVRVRCQGSTARIEIPQDELKHFFNKYNFSELVQYFSNLGFNCTSLDLEGLVSGKLNR, from the coding sequence ATGTTCAATCAACTAGAAATTCTCTCTGATGAACAAAGTGAAAAGCTTTATACAATTAGAAGATACATTAAGAATCTTGATAGTGTTTGTATTGCTTATTCCGGAGGAGTTGACAGTACATTAGTAGCATCATTAGCATTCGAGCAATTAGGTAGCAAAGCAATTGCCATAACTGGAATTTCTCCTGCATTAGCCACTACTCTTCGTGAAGAAGCAAGAAGGCAAGCAAAATGGATTGGAGTAAAGCATGTAGAGATTAAAACATCAGAATTAGACCAATCAAGTTATAGTGAAAATCCTAGGGATAGATGCTTTGCATGCAAAAAAGAGCTCCACAAACATACAACCTACCTCTCTAAAAAACTTAATTACAAGATAGTTTTAGATGGAGTCAATCTGGATGACCTTAAAGATTACAGACCAGGCATACAAGCCTCAAAACAAGCAGGAGTTATCTCTCCCCTTGCAAAATTTAAAGTCTCAAAACAAGACATTAGGGATATATCAAAAGCATTAGGTTTTCCTTGGTGGGATAAACCTGCTCAACCTTGTTTATCATCAAGATTTCCTTATGGCCACGAAATAACTAGTGAAAGGCTAAAAATGGTTGAGAAAGCAGAAGAATATCTTAAAGAATGTGGATTATCGGAGGTTAGAGTTAGATGCCAAGGCTCAACTGCAAGAATAGAAATTCCCCAAGATGAATTAAAGCATTTTTTTAACAAATATAATTTTAGTGAGTTAGTTCAATATTTTTCTAATTTAGGATTTAATTGCACAAGTTTAGATCTTGAGGGACTTGTAAGCGGAAAATTAAATAGGTAA
- a CDS encoding cob(I)yrinic acid a,c-diamide adenosyltransferase, with protein MTNTSRNRGIGIVTASDSQERSKGQLHIYDGEGKGKSQAALGVVLRTIGLGICEKRQSRVLLLRFLKGPERPYDEDSAIEALQRGFPHLIDHVRTGRSEFFTADQVTKFDVGEAERGWNIAKGAIASSLYSVVVLDELNPVLDLGMLDINEVVNTLQNRPDGLEIIITGRAAPPSLVRISQLHSEMRPRLTGDLSELSKKSSYSGGIEIYTGEGKGKSTSALGKALQAIGKGISQDKSHRVLILQWLKGGNGYTEDAAIEALRESYPHLVDHLRSGRDAIVWRGQQQPIDYVEAERAWEIAKAAILSGLYKTIILDELNPTVDLELLPVESIHQTLLKKPADTEVVITGRCKNEPSYFELADVYSEMVCHKHYANVGVDLKRGVDY; from the coding sequence TTGACGAATACGAGTAGAAATAGAGGAATTGGAATTGTCACAGCAAGTGACAGCCAAGAGAGATCAAAAGGTCAATTACATATTTATGATGGAGAGGGTAAGGGGAAAAGTCAGGCTGCATTGGGAGTAGTTCTGAGGACAATAGGATTAGGAATATGCGAAAAAAGACAGTCAAGAGTTTTACTTCTAAGATTTTTAAAAGGCCCTGAGAGACCATATGACGAGGATTCAGCTATAGAGGCTTTACAAAGAGGCTTTCCACATTTAATTGACCATGTAAGGACAGGAAGATCCGAATTTTTCACTGCTGACCAAGTGACAAAGTTTGATGTTGGTGAGGCCGAAAGAGGCTGGAATATTGCTAAAGGAGCAATTGCTAGTTCTCTTTATTCTGTAGTTGTACTGGATGAGTTGAATCCAGTTCTTGATTTAGGAATGCTTGATATCAATGAAGTAGTTAATACTCTGCAAAATCGTCCAGATGGATTAGAAATAATTATTACTGGAAGGGCAGCCCCACCCTCTTTGGTAAGAATATCTCAACTCCACTCAGAAATGAGACCACGTTTGACAGGAGACTTATCAGAACTATCCAAAAAAAGTAGTTATAGTGGTGGAATTGAGATTTATACAGGTGAAGGAAAGGGTAAATCCACAAGTGCACTCGGTAAGGCTCTTCAAGCTATCGGTAAAGGAATATCTCAAGATAAAAGTCATAGAGTTTTAATATTACAGTGGTTAAAAGGTGGAAATGGATATACCGAAGATGCTGCCATAGAAGCTTTGAGAGAGAGTTACCCTCATTTAGTAGATCATTTGCGTTCAGGCAGAGATGCCATTGTATGGAGGGGTCAACAACAACCAATTGATTATGTTGAGGCTGAAAGAGCATGGGAAATTGCTAAAGCTGCTATTTTGTCTGGCTTGTATAAAACAATCATTTTAGATGAATTGAATCCAACTGTTGATTTAGAGTTGTTACCTGTGGAATCAATACATCAAACGCTCTTAAAAAAACCAGCAGATACAGAAGTTGTAATTACTGGGAGGTGTAAAAATGAACCTTCATACTTTGAACTAGCTGATGTTTACTCTGAAATGGTTTGTCATAAGCATTATGCAAATGTGGGAGTTGATTTAAAAAGAGGAGTTGATTACTAA
- the moeB gene encoding molybdopterin-synthase adenylyltransferase MoeB yields the protein MSKNIKFNFLNPDEEERYQKHLTLKEIGYEGQLNLKNSSVLCIGAGGLGSSVLLYLAAAGIGRIGIVDNDQVEKSNLQRQIIHETNTIGNLKIDSARKRIKKFNPNCEILTFSERINPKNALELIKEFDVICDCSDNFGTRYLINDSCLILNKPLVFGSVQGFEGQVSVFNLYKNSPNLRDLLPESPTKNAVPSCAEYGVVGVSTGLIGILQVNEIIKIILKKGEILDGKILIFDLFNMNMKKLHLKSDQLNKRIKNLSQFESFYNSDEYCGKNDEIKSINANDFNNLYKAKSNKILLIDVRENEEFSKSAIEGSISIPLSYLQQESDLKFIQKESLNKEVFTICKSGKRSEKASRILSKFKIQSRSIEGGIEKIKKYCGNNFLRIS from the coding sequence ATGTCCAAAAATATAAAATTTAATTTCTTAAACCCTGATGAAGAAGAAAGATATCAAAAACACCTTACCCTTAAAGAGATAGGTTATGAGGGTCAACTAAATCTTAAAAACAGCTCTGTATTATGTATTGGAGCAGGTGGGCTTGGGTCTTCCGTTTTGCTTTATTTAGCTGCAGCAGGAATTGGGAGAATTGGAATAGTTGATAACGATCAAGTTGAAAAGTCTAATCTCCAGAGACAGATAATTCATGAAACAAATACTATTGGCAATCTTAAAATTGATTCTGCTAGGAAAAGAATTAAAAAATTCAATCCTAATTGTGAAATATTAACCTTTTCAGAGAGAATTAATCCTAAAAATGCTCTTGAATTAATAAAGGAGTTTGATGTTATTTGTGATTGCTCGGATAACTTTGGCACAAGATATTTAATAAATGATTCATGCCTGATATTAAATAAACCCCTAGTCTTTGGAAGTGTACAAGGCTTTGAAGGGCAAGTGAGTGTTTTTAATTTATATAAAAATAGTCCTAATTTAAGAGACTTACTTCCAGAATCACCTACAAAAAATGCTGTCCCTAGTTGTGCAGAATACGGGGTTGTAGGTGTTTCAACAGGTTTAATAGGAATTCTTCAGGTTAATGAAATTATCAAAATCATTTTAAAAAAAGGTGAAATTTTAGATGGGAAAATTTTAATTTTTGATCTTTTTAATATGAATATGAAAAAATTACATCTAAAAAGTGATCAGTTAAATAAACGAATAAAAAATCTGTCTCAGTTTGAGAGCTTTTATAATAGTGATGAATATTGTGGGAAAAACGATGAAATTAAAAGTATAAATGCTAATGACTTTAATAATTTATACAAAGCAAAATCTAACAAAATTCTTTTAATTGATGTTAGAGAAAATGAAGAGTTTTCTAAATCTGCAATAGAGGGATCTATCTCAATTCCCCTGAGTTATTTACAGCAAGAATCTGACTTAAAATTTATTCAAAAAGAAAGTTTAAATAAAGAGGTTTTCACTATATGTAAATCGGGGAAACGCTCTGAAAAAGCTTCAAGAATCTTGTCTAAATTCAAAATTCAGTCAAGATCTATTGAAGGCGGCATTGAAAAAATAAAAAAATATTGTGGAAATAATTTTTTAAGAATAAGTTAG
- a CDS encoding CAAD domain-containing protein → MSDNTPESNQDSGSDTSSETKSFSEKYSDVMGKVNETLGNVDWTQMGKYGKAAGIIAVVVIAQIIIKVVIDTINFFPILPGLLELLGVIVVGQWSWQNLRTSENREAVLDKVQNLKKTYLG, encoded by the coding sequence ATGAGTGATAACACTCCAGAGTCAAACCAAGACTCCGGCTCCGATACAAGCTCAGAAACCAAAAGTTTTTCAGAGAAGTACTCTGATGTTATGGGAAAAGTCAACGAAACCCTTGGTAATGTTGATTGGACTCAAATGGGTAAGTACGGCAAAGCGGCAGGCATAATTGCTGTTGTCGTAATAGCTCAGATAATAATTAAAGTTGTCATTGACACGATAAACTTTTTCCCAATTCTCCCTGGTTTACTAGAACTACTGGGCGTAATTGTTGTCGGTCAATGGAGCTGGCAAAATCTTCGTACCAGTGAAAATCGTGAAGCTGTTTTAGATAAGGTACAAAATCTTAAGAAGACATATTTAGGGTAG
- a CDS encoding fructosamine kinase family protein codes for MQQLSPIEINEICEELGETYPKSIEQVHGGDIHNAWRIEFSNKKLFLKRNIRNKKFLEFEKYCLQNLRKYINQENLVIPEVIAYKNIKNIEILLIEWIDMHNFDQKKLGKGLGELHLKSAESNPKMFGFPVEGFIGTTDQKKGMEDNWIDCFLNLRIIPQLLSLKSRILDKEIINKVKEKIKSELLNHKPINALVHGDLWSGNAGMDKNGKGVIFDPASWWADNEVDIAMTKLFGGFRKEFYEEYHRIFPLKNGFEKRIIIYNFYHILNHANMFGGGYLNQVEDYVKAILNM; via the coding sequence ATGCAACAATTATCTCCTATTGAAATTAACGAAATTTGTGAAGAATTAGGTGAAACCTATCCAAAAAGTATTGAACAAGTACATGGTGGCGATATTCATAATGCATGGCGAATAGAATTCTCAAACAAAAAGTTATTCCTTAAAAGAAACATTAGAAACAAAAAATTTCTTGAATTTGAAAAATATTGTCTCCAAAATTTGAGAAAATACATTAATCAAGAAAACTTAGTTATTCCTGAAGTTATTGCATATAAAAATATAAAAAATATAGAGATTCTTTTAATTGAATGGATAGATATGCATAACTTTGACCAAAAAAAACTTGGAAAAGGTTTAGGTGAATTGCACTTGAAATCAGCTGAATCTAACCCCAAAATGTTTGGGTTTCCAGTTGAGGGTTTTATCGGAACAACAGATCAGAAAAAAGGCATGGAAGATAATTGGATAGATTGTTTTTTAAACTTAAGAATAATACCTCAATTATTAAGTCTTAAATCGAGAATTTTAGATAAAGAAATTATAAATAAAGTTAAAGAAAAAATTAAATCAGAATTGCTGAATCACAAACCAATTAATGCTCTAGTACATGGTGATTTATGGTCAGGAAATGCAGGAATGGACAAAAATGGAAAGGGGGTTATATTTGACCCCGCATCTTGGTGGGCAGATAATGAAGTAGATATAGCTATGACAAAACTATTTGGAGGTTTTAGAAAAGAATTTTATGAAGAATATCATAGAATTTTTCCTTTAAAAAACGGATTTGAAAAAAGAATTATTATTTATAATTTTTATCACATATTGAATCACGCCAATATGTTTGGAGGAGGGTACTTAAACCAAGTTGAAGATTACGTAAAAGCAATTCTTAATATGTAA
- the crtD gene encoding C-3',4' desaturase CrtD, with amino-acid sequence MKKSEVIVVGAGIAGLTSAAILSKQGLSVTLIESHTQAGGCAGTFKRKNYTFDVGATQVAGLEKGGIHSRIFDFLNIPSPEATILDPACIVDLNDGGNPIPIWYEKSKWIAEREMQFPGSQRFWKLCTLIHESNWIFANNNPVLPISNFWDFSQLFKALVPSNLVTGILLKSTIFDLLRICGLSKNERLIKFLNLQLKLYSQEDVYSTAALYGSTVLQMCQQPHGLWHLKKSMQSLSEALESSLIKTGVNLIFGQEVNSITFDDVNMCWQLFANSKKKSFIYQAKDVIYTAPPQSLLKHLKDPLERKKNYKNRLNNLPDPSGAVVFYSALKKEHIKKTFSNHYQFVSKEFCSLFVSISDDGDGRAPKGEVTLIASIFTKTKDWFDLDKETYLKKKNGFMKKISLELESQFDIDPEKWLHRELATPLGFEKWTKRPNGIVGGLGQNPDIFGLFGLSSRTPFEGLWLCGDSIYPGEGTAGVSQSALMVSRQILASKGIENFSL; translated from the coding sequence ATGAAAAAGTCTGAAGTTATTGTTGTAGGCGCCGGTATAGCAGGACTAACTTCTGCAGCGATTTTATCAAAACAAGGCTTATCAGTGACTTTAATCGAATCTCATACTCAAGCCGGAGGATGTGCCGGTACTTTTAAAAGAAAGAATTATACTTTCGATGTTGGCGCAACTCAGGTTGCTGGTTTAGAGAAGGGAGGAATACATTCTAGAATTTTTGATTTTTTAAATATTCCATCCCCTGAAGCAACAATTTTAGACCCTGCTTGCATTGTTGATTTAAATGATGGTGGTAATCCTATACCTATTTGGTATGAAAAAAGTAAATGGATTGCTGAACGAGAAATGCAGTTTCCTGGGAGTCAAAGATTTTGGAAGCTTTGTACCCTAATACATGAAAGTAATTGGATATTTGCTAATAATAATCCTGTATTACCAATAAGTAATTTTTGGGATTTTTCTCAACTTTTTAAGGCACTAGTACCTTCAAACCTTGTCACAGGTATCTTACTTAAATCTACTATTTTTGATCTATTGCGGATATGTGGATTATCCAAGAATGAGCGCTTGATTAAATTCTTAAATCTTCAACTAAAACTTTATTCTCAAGAGGACGTTTATAGTACTGCAGCATTATATGGATCTACTGTTCTTCAGATGTGTCAACAGCCACATGGTCTGTGGCATCTTAAAAAATCTATGCAGTCTTTAAGTGAAGCATTAGAAAGTTCATTAATTAAAACTGGAGTTAATTTAATTTTTGGACAAGAGGTTAATTCTATAACTTTTGACGACGTAAATATGTGTTGGCAACTATTTGCTAATTCGAAAAAAAAATCATTTATCTATCAAGCAAAAGATGTGATTTATACCGCACCTCCACAATCTTTGCTCAAGCATTTGAAAGATCCTTTAGAAAGAAAAAAAAATTATAAAAATCGACTTAATAATTTGCCTGATCCAAGTGGAGCTGTAGTTTTTTATTCAGCATTAAAAAAGGAACATATTAAAAAAACATTCTCCAATCATTATCAATTTGTTTCAAAAGAATTTTGTTCGTTATTTGTATCAATTAGTGATGATGGTGATGGAAGAGCCCCAAAAGGTGAGGTTACTTTAATTGCCAGTATCTTTACCAAAACTAAAGATTGGTTTGATCTAGATAAAGAAACTTACTTAAAGAAAAAAAATGGTTTCATGAAAAAAATATCCCTTGAATTGGAAAGTCAATTTGATATTGATCCTGAAAAATGGCTACATAGAGAATTAGCAACTCCATTGGGCTTTGAAAAATGGACAAAAAGACCTAATGGAATAGTAGGCGGGCTTGGTCAAAATCCAGATATTTTTGGTTTATTTGGATTATCAAGTAGGACACCTTTTGAAGGTTTATGGTTATGTGGAGATTCGATTTATCCAGGAGAGGGGACTGCAGGTGTTAGTCAGTCTGCATTAATGGTTTCAAGGCAAATTTTAGCTTCCAAAGGTATAGAAAATTTTAGTTTATAA